Part of the Bryobacteraceae bacterium genome is shown below.
TGGCGCTGTTCGCGTTGTTCGTTCCGCAGCCGTACGGCGCTTTCTTCTGGATCATCTGGAACATCGGACTGCTGGTGCGCAAGGACACGGCGCCGGTGAAGAAACCGCTTGACTACACGGTTCGGGCCAAGCGCACGCTATGGACGGCGCGGGGGATCCTGGCGCTGGCGGCGATCGGCCTGTTGACGACGCCCGCGCCGGCCGGCGGGCTTCTCCTGCTGCACGCGGCCCCGGGCGCAATCCTCGCCGCGGGCTATCTCCTGAAGCCGATCCAGAATCGTATCAACCAGGGCTTCGTGCGGAAGGCGGGGCGGCGTCTGGCAGAATTGCGGCCGCGCGTCATCGGCGTGGCGGGTTCGTACGGAAAGACCTCCACCAAGTACTTTCTCGATGTCCTTCTGAGCGAAAAGCACAACGTGATCAAGAGCCCGGGCAACTACAATACTCTGCTCGGCATCACTCGCGTCGTCAACGACATGCTCCTGCCGGAGCACAAGGTGTTCATCGCGGAGATGGGCGCGTACAAGCGCGGCGAAGTGAAGGAAATCGCCGACCTCGTGCATCCTGAGATTGGCATCATCACCTCCATCGGGCCGGAGCACTTCGAGCGTTTTCTGACGATGGAGAATATCGAGCAGACCAACTACGAACTCATCGCCACGCTGCCTCCCGGCGGTCTTGCGGTCTTCAACGGCGATAACGATCATTGCCGGAAGCTTGCCGCCGGTACAGCGCACACGCGTGTCGCGCTTTACTCACTCGACAACGCGCACGGCGACGCCGACCTGTGGACCGCGGATGCGCGGCACACGCCGGAAGGCTTGCGATTCACGATCGTCTCGAAGGACGGCTGCCGCGCGGAAGCGGCCACGCCGATCGTCGGGCGTCATAACGTCCTCAATATCCTGGGGGCTGCGCGCATCGCATTGGAATTTGGCCTCACGCTCGAGGAGTGCGCCGCCGCGATCGCCAAACTGAAGCCGGCCCCGCATCGCCTGGAAGTGAAGCCTGGCGGGGGCGGCACGACCATCATCGATGACTCTTATAACTCAAATCCAATTGGAGCCGCCGAGGCGCTGCATGTCCTCTCGCAATACACCACGGGCAAGCGCATCCTCATTACGCCGGGAATGATCGAGCTGGGTGTCCTGCATGCGGAGAAGAACGAAGAACTCGGCCGGCTAGCGGCCCAATCGGCCGACGTTATTATTTTGGTTGGGCCCGAGCAGACCGCGCCGCTGCGGAAAGGCGTGCGAGAAGCCGGCTTTCCGGAGCAGAATCTCCACGTGGTGAAGGATCTGAATGAGGCGACTGCGATGTTCCCGAAGTTGCTGCGCCCGGGCGACGTGCTGCTATTCGAGAACGACCTGCCGGATCTCTACACAGAGAAGTAAGGCTAGCGTGGGCCGGGGCGATCCAATTCGTCGAGCAGCGCTACCATGGAAGCCGCCGCGGAGGCATTGCCGGCGTAGCGCAAGGCTTCGTACGCGGCAGTGAACCGCGTGAGGGCGGGGAGGTTGGTGACGCGCGCGAATTCGTTCGGCGTCATCCAGCCGGGCTTCTCGATTCCGCGCCGCCTGAGCGCGGCGAGCATCCGGCGATACATCAGCGTGGCGTCGGATGCCTCGGCCTTCCCCGACCGGACCCGCTGATCCCGATAGATCCGCGCGCACCATTCGTGAAGACGCGGCCAAAGCAGGTAGCCGAGAACGGCGAGAGCGACGAGGGCCACCTCGAGAGCCCACCAGGAGGCGACGGTTGCGCCGATGTCGGAGGCGCGAGCCCTTACGTCGTCCCAGCGGTAGGCCCAATTCACTGAGAAGGCCCGCGAGGATTGGCCCATACGGTCGGCCAAGAGGATCTGCCGCTCTAGGTCGTAGGAAACCACCCACTCCTGCCAGAAGATCTCGGCGGCA
Proteins encoded:
- the murF gene encoding UDP-N-acetylmuramoyl-tripeptide--D-alanyl-D-alanine ligase, which encodes MTPTFTVFVPGIVALLLSWIVACRRATAALHMWQMDSYINSRYVQWLFAKPFERFFDIKSVGVALFALFVPQPYGAFFWIIWNIGLLVRKDTAPVKKPLDYTVRAKRTLWTARGILALAAIGLLTTPAPAGGLLLLHAAPGAILAAGYLLKPIQNRINQGFVRKAGRRLAELRPRVIGVAGSYGKTSTKYFLDVLLSEKHNVIKSPGNYNTLLGITRVVNDMLLPEHKVFIAEMGAYKRGEVKEIADLVHPEIGIITSIGPEHFERFLTMENIEQTNYELIATLPPGGLAVFNGDNDHCRKLAAGTAHTRVALYSLDNAHGDADLWTADARHTPEGLRFTIVSKDGCRAEAATPIVGRHNVLNILGAARIALEFGLTLEECAAAIAKLKPAPHRLEVKPGGGGTTIIDDSYNSNPIGAAEALHVLSQYTTGKRILITPGMIELGVLHAEKNEELGRLAAQSADVIILVGPEQTAPLRKGVREAGFPEQNLHVVKDLNEATAMFPKLLRPGDVLLFENDLPDLYTEK